In a genomic window of Procambarus clarkii isolate CNS0578487 chromosome 10, FALCON_Pclarkii_2.0, whole genome shotgun sequence:
- the LOC123750715 gene encoding uncharacterized protein produces the protein MAGPLKHDTFPQFFRCVHDLGHDLGHDLGHDLWHDLWHDLGHDLGHDLWHDLWHDLWHDLGHDLGHDLWHDLGHDLGHDLGHDLWHDLGHDLGHDLWHDLGHDLGHDLWHDLGHDLWHDLWHDLGHDLWHDLGHDLWHDLWHDLGHDLGHDLWHDLWHDLWHDLGHDLGHDLGHDLGHDLGHDLGHDLGHDLGHDLWHDLGHDLGHDLGHDLWHDLGHDLGHDLGHDLGHDLGHDLGHDLGHDGDSQ, from the coding sequence ATGGCGGGACCTCTTAAGCATGACACATTCCCACAGTTTTTTCGTTGTGTCCACGACCTGGGGCATGACTTGGGGCATGACTTGGGGCATGACTTGTGGCATGACTTGTGGCATGACTTGGGGCATGACTTGGGGCATGACTTGTGGCATGACTTGTGGCATGACTTGTGGCATGACTTGGGGCATGACTTGGGGCATGACTTGTGGCATGACTTGGGGCATGACTTGGGGCATGACTTGGGGCATGACTTGTGGCATGACTTGGGGCATGACTTGGGGCATGACTTGTGGCATGACTTGGGGCATGACTTGGGGCATGACTTGTGGCATGACTTGGGGCATGACTTGTGGCATGACTTGTGGCATGACTTGGGGCATGACTTGTGGCATGACTTGGGGCATGACTTGTGGCATGACTTGTGGCATGACTTGGGGCATGACTTGGGGCATGACTTGTGGCATGACTTGTGGCATGACTTGTGGCATGACTTGGGGCATGACTTGGGGCATGACTTGGGGCATGACTTGGGGCATGACTTGGGGCATGACTTGGGGCATGACTTGGGGCATGACTTGGGGCATGACTTGTGGCATGACTTGGGGCATGACTTGGGGCATGACTTGGGGCATGACTTGTGGCATGACTTGGGGCATGACTTGGGGCATGACTTGGGGCATGACTTGGGGCATGACTTGGGGCATGACTTGGGGCATGACTTGGGGCATGATGGTGACTCACAGTAA